The following nucleotide sequence is from Pedobacter sp. PACM 27299.
TCCCGTAGAGATTTCTGCTTTGCCGGTGCCATCCAGGTCAATATCGATGCTGATCTTAGTTTCATTGGTATTTCTTTCATGGTGAATGGTCCGTGTTCCGGCTTTCAGCATGGTATAGATATCTTCCCAGTTTTGAGTTTTTAAAGCGATATATTCGCTCAGGGCCTCAATTTTATCTAGTTTTTCATTGGCACCTAATTGCAGGTTATTGCATAACCAGATGGCTTTTGCACCTAAATTTTTAGCAAGAATGATGTCGTTGATGCGATCGCCGATCACAAAAGAATTTTCCAGGTCATAATCTGCAGTCAGAAAATGCTGCAATAAACCGATGTTCGGTTTGCGCGTTGGGGCATTTTCATGGGCAAAAGTTTTGTCGATGATTACTTCATTGAAAACCACACCTTCATTGGCGAAGGTTTTCATGACAAAGTTGTGTACCGGCCAGAAGTTAACTTCCGGGTGGGAATCCGTTCCCAATCCGTCCTGGTTGGTTACCATCACCAAATCATAATCCAGCTCTTTGGCTATTTTTGAAAGGTAATAAAGAGATCTTGGGTAAAACTCCAGTTTCTCAAAAGAGTCAATCTGCTCATCAGGTGGTTCATTAATGAGGGTACCGTCTCTGTCAATAAATAATACTTTTTTCATCAGAATGTTATTGTTTTTCAATGGTTATGAAGCCATTAAAAAAAGGTTTCATGTTTTATGAGTTCAGCGCTTTCAAAGCGTTTAAGAGGATTTCGTTTTCTTGTGGGGTTCCTATTGTGATTCTTAAGCAGCCTTCACATAAGGTTACTTTAGAGCGGTCTCTGACGATGATGCCCTGGTTTACCAAAGCGTCATAAGTTTTCAAGGCATCGATCACTTCAATGAGTATGAAATTGGCATCAGAAGCATGAACTTTTTTAACGATTGGCAGGTTGATCAGCTCTTCGCTCAGGTTTTCTCTTTCTGTAACGGTGATTTTGATCCATTCATTGACCTGTGCGATGTTTTCCAAAGCTTTCAATGCCAGGTCTTGTGTAGCCTGATTGATGTTGTAAGGAGGTTTCACTTTATTCAGAATATCGATGACTGGGCGGGCAGCAAATGCCATTCCCAAACGCAATGCGGCAAGACCCCATGCTTTAGAGAATGTTTGCAGGATCACCAGGTTCGGGTATTCCGTCAGCTCCTGGATAAAAGTGCGTTGTTTGGCGTAGTTAATATAAGCTTCGTCAATGATCACTAATCCGTTGAAATTAGCCAGGACCGTTTCAATATCGGTGCGGATAATGGAATTTCCTGTTGGGTTATTTGGAGAACAAATGAAAATCAGCTTCGTATTCTCATCGATTGCTTCAGCGATTTTCTCCAGATCCAGCTGAAAGTTTGGCAGGAGGTTCACTTTTCTGGCTTCTACATTGTTGATGCCTGCAGAAACTTCATACATGCCATAAGTAGGAGGAAGGATGATCACATTGTCTTTTCCAGGTTCGCAGAAAGCGCGGAACAATAAGTCTATCGCTTCATCGCTGCCATTCCCAAGGAAGGTATTTTCAATTGGTACACCTTTGATTTTGCTGATGGCATCTTTAAGATCCAGTTGCAATGGATCCGGGTATCTGTTAAAATTAACATCTAACGGAGAACCGTATCCGTTCTCATTAGCATCTAAAAATACACTGGCCTGTCCTTTATATTCATCTCTAGCAGTAGAATATGGTTTCAGATTTTTGATGTTTTCTCTTTGGAGGTTATTGATATCCATCTTTATGATTTTAAACGAATAGTGATTGCATTTTTGTGAGCTTGCAGACCTTCTGCAGCGGCCAACACCTCAACGGTATTGCCAATATTGGTTAAACCTTGTTCCGTGATGTGCTGAAAAGTGATTTTTTTGATAAAAGAATCCAGAGATACGCCAGAGTAGGCTTTGGCGAAGCCGCTGGTAGGTAGGGTATGGTTGGTGCCCGAGGCATAGTCGCCGGCACTTTCCGGAGTCAGGTTGCCTAAAAATACAGAACCTGCATTCTCAATCAGCGGGATCAGCTGCTCAAATTGAGCGGTAGCTAAGATCAGGTGCTCCGGAGCATATTCATTGCTAAATTCCATGGCTTGTTCCAGGTCGTCTACTAATACTGCATAAGAATTGGCGATCGCTTTTGCGGTAACGTCTTTTCTAGGAAGTACAGCAATCTGGGCTTCGATTTGTTTTAGCGTTTCGGCAATAATTTCCGGAGAAGTAGCCACTAAAATCGCCTGACTGTCGGCACCATGTTCTGCCTGAGCCAATAAATCGGAGGCAATAAATGCTGGATTAGCGGTCTCATCGGCAATCACTAAAACCTCTGAAGGACCCGCAGGCATGTCTATTGCCGTCATGCTGCTGGACTGGATCAGTTGTTTAGCCTGAGTCACATAACGGTTTCCCGGTCCGAAAATCTTGTATACTTTCGGAACGCTTGCTGTTCCGTAAGCCATTGCGGCAACAGCTTGTGCACCGCCAATCATATATATCTTTTTGATGCCCAGCTTCAGGGCACAGTAAGCAAGGAAACAATTTGTTTTTCCGTCTTTCTGAGGAGGGGAGCACACCACAATTTCTTTACATCCTGCCAATACAGCCGGGATACCGAGCATCAAAAAAGTGCTGGGCAATACTGCAGATCCGCCAGGAATGTATAAGCCTACGCGAGAGATGGGTCTGGATTCCCGCCAGCAGCTGACGCCGGGCATGGTTTCCAGTTTGTTTTCCGTATGGGCCTGTGCGGCGTGAAAAGCATGGATATTTGCATAAGCAGTATCAATCGCTGCTTTTTCTGCTGCAGGAATAGTCGCAGCAATACTTTCAATCTCGGCTTCTGAAAGAAATAATTCTTTTAGGGCTACCTGATCAAATTGCTGTGCATAATCTACCAAAGCAGCATCTCCACGTGTTTTTACCTGCTCAATAATCTGAGTGACACGATCCAGGATACTACTATCGTCTTCCAGTTGTCTTAAACAGAGATTTTTGATCTCCTGCTCAGTCAACTCTTTATAACTATAGGTTTTCAATGTCTTGTTTTTTTAGGTGAAACTTAAGCGATGATTTTCTCAATTGGCATAACCACAATTCCCTGGGCGCCGGCAGCTTTCAGGCTGTTGATCTTTTCCCAGAAATCGTGTTCCGCAATTACAGAATGAACAGCCACCCATTCTTCATCAAACAAAGGCACCACCGTTGGACTTTTTACGCCTGGTAATAAATCAACCACTTTCTTCAGGTTGGTCTTTGCCACGTTCAGTACCACATATTTGGTTTCTTTGGCGCGCAATACCGAAAGGATTCTTTGTAATAGCTCCTGTACTTCAGGAAGCAATTCAGATCCTTTGCTGCCAATCAGGATGGCTTCAGATTTCATCACTTCTGAGAATGGTTTTAAACCGTTGCTCTTTAGCGTTCCGCCAGTAGATACAATGTCACAGATGGCATCACTCAATCCTAAGCCAGGACCAATTTCTACCGAACCGGAAATGGTTCTTACTTCTGCATTGACATGGTTGTCTTTCAGGTATTTTTCTAAAATTACCGGGTAAGAAGTGGCGATGGCTTTACCTTCTAATTGCGCGATCTCGGTGATTCTGCTTTCATTAGGAATAGCGATTTTTAACGTGCATTTACCAAAACCTAAGCGTTGAAGATAAGTCACATCAGCACCGGATTCTACGATTACGTTTTCTCCAACAATACCGATATCGGCAATGCCATCCTGAACATATTCTGGAATGTCGTCATCTCTCAGGAAAAGAATCTCTAAAGGGAAATTAGTAACGGTGGATATAAGGGAACTTTTGTAGTTTTCGAATGATAAACCACAATTTTTAAGAATCTCTACTGATTTTTCGTTTAATCTACCAGATTTCTGGATAGCTATTTTAAGTGTTTTCAATTAGTATGCTAGGTTGAAATTATTGAATATTAGACAAGAAGATATTTCGGAAACAAGTTTTGAAGTACAAAACATTACATATACATCGCCGACAGGCGATGGTGCAAATGTAAATGATGGTTCAAAATTTGGTTCATAATTCTTTTTAAGTCCTTAATCAACAATGTTTAGCATGTTGTGGAACTGCAAATATATAGATTGAAAGCAAAAAACAAAATATATATGGCATTTAATTTGCCCAAAGGAGTTTGATAATGACAATTAACGTCTAGTTTTGTAAAAAAAATACCACATTGAAAAAAATACTGTTCTTCTTAATCCCGGTTTGTTTGCTTTTAAATGGTTGTTCTTGGTTTAAAGATACGCCAGAGATTGGTTTGGTGCTGTCGAAACATTTTGATCGTAAACTTTATAAAGATTTTGATACTGCGGAGTATAATGTAGTGTTTAAGCAACAATTTGATGCCTTAAAAGGGAAATTGACAAACCCGAATACCATAAAATACTTTTATGCAAGCCACAATGAAGAGCCGCGTCTGGTGACTCAGTTTTTCATTAACGGTGGATTAGATACGCTAACTGCTTACATCGCGAGAGTGGATGCGCATGGCTACAACCCATCACTCTTCCGACTGGAGGAACTGAAAAAATCATTACAGGCTTTATCCCTTAACAAGTTCAAAAATATCCAGGATGTTTATCCTGTCATTGCTGATTTAGAATTAAATGCAGCAGAGAGCTTAACCAAGTACGATAATTTTGTCGCCTATGGCAGTGTAAACCCACGTAAATTGTTCTCCCGTTATTATGTGGCGGTGAAACGCCCGGACAGTGCGAGTATCTCTAAGGTATTGGCAACTGCGGATATTCAAGGTTTACTGAAAGAAATTCAGCCGGATTCTAAACAATATATTGCCTTGCAGCGCAAATTGGCAGATTTAAAAGTCGCTGGTTTAGGGAAAAGTGACCAGGCGAAAGCGATTCTGGTCAATATGGAACGTTTGAGGTGGAAGTTACCCGAGATGGGGACGGAATACGTGGAGGTTAATATTCCTGATTTTTCACTGACCTGGTTTAGCAAAGAAGATACTTTGACGCACATGAAAGTCTGTGTAGGTGGAAAGAGAGAAGAAGGATACGCAGAGAAAATGGCCAAATATGCGAAAAGTGGCAATCTGGATGATAAGCCTAAAAACCACGAAACACCAATCTTATATAGTAAGCTGAATTCTATTCAGGTAAACCCAATCTGGAACATTCCGGTGAGCATCGCCAGAAATGAAATCTATTGGATGGCCAGAAAAGATCCTTATTATTTATCTAACAG
It contains:
- the hisG gene encoding ATP phosphoribosyltransferase, with the protein product MKTLKIAIQKSGRLNEKSVEILKNCGLSFENYKSSLISTVTNFPLEILFLRDDDIPEYVQDGIADIGIVGENVIVESGADVTYLQRLGFGKCTLKIAIPNESRITEIAQLEGKAIATSYPVILEKYLKDNHVNAEVRTISGSVEIGPGLGLSDAICDIVSTGGTLKSNGLKPFSEVMKSEAILIGSKGSELLPEVQELLQRILSVLRAKETKYVVLNVAKTNLKKVVDLLPGVKSPTVVPLFDEEWVAVHSVIAEHDFWEKINSLKAAGAQGIVVMPIEKIIA
- the hisB gene encoding bifunctional histidinol-phosphatase/imidazoleglycerol-phosphate dehydratase HisB, yielding MKKVLFIDRDGTLINEPPDEQIDSFEKLEFYPRSLYYLSKIAKELDYDLVMVTNQDGLGTDSHPEVNFWPVHNFVMKTFANEGVVFNEVIIDKTFAHENAPTRKPNIGLLQHFLTADYDLENSFVIGDRINDIILAKNLGAKAIWLCNNLQLGANEKLDKIEALSEYIALKTQNWEDIYTMLKAGTRTIHHERNTNETKISIDIDLDGTGKAEISTGLNFFDHMLDQIARHGSIDLKIKTNGDLHIDEHHTIEDTGIALGEAFAKAIGNKLGLERYGFCLPMDDCLAQAAIDFGGRSWIVWEADFKREKVGDMPTEMFYHFFKSFSDAAKCNLNIKAEGDNEHHKIEAIFKAFAKAIKMAIKRDAEKLVLPSTKGVL
- the hisC gene encoding histidinol-phosphate transaminase gives rise to the protein MDINNLQRENIKNLKPYSTARDEYKGQASVFLDANENGYGSPLDVNFNRYPDPLQLDLKDAISKIKGVPIENTFLGNGSDEAIDLLFRAFCEPGKDNVIILPPTYGMYEVSAGINNVEARKVNLLPNFQLDLEKIAEAIDENTKLIFICSPNNPTGNSIIRTDIETVLANFNGLVIIDEAYINYAKQRTFIQELTEYPNLVILQTFSKAWGLAALRLGMAFAARPVIDILNKVKPPYNINQATQDLALKALENIAQVNEWIKITVTERENLSEELINLPIVKKVHASDANFILIEVIDALKTYDALVNQGIIVRDRSKVTLCEGCLRITIGTPQENEILLNALKALNS
- a CDS encoding L,D-transpeptidase family protein; protein product: MKKILFFLIPVCLLLNGCSWFKDTPEIGLVLSKHFDRKLYKDFDTAEYNVVFKQQFDALKGKLTNPNTIKYFYASHNEEPRLVTQFFINGGLDTLTAYIARVDAHGYNPSLFRLEELKKSLQALSLNKFKNIQDVYPVIADLELNAAESLTKYDNFVAYGSVNPRKLFSRYYVAVKRPDSASISKVLATADIQGLLKEIQPDSKQYIALQRKLADLKVAGLGKSDQAKAILVNMERLRWKLPEMGTEYVEVNIPDFSLTWFSKEDTLTHMKVCVGGKREEGYAEKMAKYAKSGNLDDKPKNHETPILYSKLNSIQVNPIWNIPVSIARNEIYWMARKDPYYLSNSNINVYRNGKLIGEPDTIQWSNYSREKLPYQFKQGSGDGNALGKFKFIFDNGSSIYLHDTNNKSGFAKANRAISHGCVRVEKPLEFAQNLVKDKNRYDQLRMEVNLPPLDTTKMELYRKKLAKKADTVNLFKLKPTWFGTKKQVPLIINYITAWSQNGSMQYRADVYGLDETLWSAMRKFM
- the hisD gene encoding histidinol dehydrogenase — encoded protein: MKTYSYKELTEQEIKNLCLRQLEDDSSILDRVTQIIEQVKTRGDAALVDYAQQFDQVALKELFLSEAEIESIAATIPAAEKAAIDTAYANIHAFHAAQAHTENKLETMPGVSCWRESRPISRVGLYIPGGSAVLPSTFLMLGIPAVLAGCKEIVVCSPPQKDGKTNCFLAYCALKLGIKKIYMIGGAQAVAAMAYGTASVPKVYKIFGPGNRYVTQAKQLIQSSSMTAIDMPAGPSEVLVIADETANPAFIASDLLAQAEHGADSQAILVATSPEIIAETLKQIEAQIAVLPRKDVTAKAIANSYAVLVDDLEQAMEFSNEYAPEHLILATAQFEQLIPLIENAGSVFLGNLTPESAGDYASGTNHTLPTSGFAKAYSGVSLDSFIKKITFQHITEQGLTNIGNTVEVLAAAEGLQAHKNAITIRLKS